In Poecile atricapillus isolate bPoeAtr1 chromosome W, bPoeAtr1.hap1, whole genome shotgun sequence, one DNA window encodes the following:
- the LOC131591956 gene encoding traB domain-containing protein-like isoform X2, with amino-acid sequence MKLKKRQKRPALPSTVTELDTEDGSKVYVVGTAHFSDSSKKDVVKTIQEVQPDVVVVELCQYRVSMLKMDEKTLLKEAKEINLEKLQQAIKQNGVMSGLMQMLLLKVSAHITEQLGMAPGGEFREAFKEASKVPFCKFHLGDRPIPVTFKRAIAALSFWQKVKLAWGLCFLSDPISKDDVEKCKQKDLLEQMMAEMIGEFPDLHRTIVSERDVYLTYMLKQAAKQIELPRASENEPRKYIPAVVVGVVGMGHVPGIEKNWNSDLKIQEIMSVPPPSPSSKIFKFVLKATVFGLLGYGCYRIGHRTVQFVLSMPATQSYLQRLSEVPQQ; translated from the exons ATGAAGTTGaagaagaggcagaaaaggcctGCTTTACCAAGCACTGTGACTGAGCTTGACACTGAGGATGGTTCTAAAGTGTATGTGGTTGGAACAGCTCACTTCAGTGACAGCAGCAAAAAGGATGTAGTAAAG ACAATACAAGAAGTGCAGCCTGATGTAGTTGTGGTGGAACTGTGCCAGTACAGAGTTTCTATGTTAAAGATGGATGAAAAGACATTATTAAAAGAAGCCAAAGAAATAAATCTGGAAAAACTTCAACAAGCTATAAAGCAG AACGGAGTCATGTCTGGATTGATGCAAATGCTGCTTTTGAAGGTTTCTGCTCACATCACAGAACAGCTGGGAATGGCCCCAGGAGGAGAATTCAGGGAGGCTTTCAAAGAG GCCAGTAAAGTACCTTTCTGTAAATTCCACCTCGGTGACCGACCCATCCCTGTTACGTTTAAGAGAGCAATTGCTGCACTTTCCTTCTGGCAAAAAGTCAAGCTTGCTTGGGGCCTTTGCTTCTTATCTGACCCCATCAG TAAGGATGATGTGGAGAAGTGCAAACAGAAGGATTTACTGGAACAGATGATGGCAGAAATGATTGGAGAATTCCCTGATCTTCATCGAACTATTGTCTCCGAACGAGATGTTTACTTGACCTACATGCTGAAGCAAGCAGCAAAGCAGATAGAACTACCTCGAGCTTCAGAAA ATGAACCTAGAAAATATATCCCAGCTGTTGTAGTTGGTGTTGTTGGCATGGGTCATGTACCAGGAATTGAAAAGAACTGGAATTCCGACTTAAAGATCCAGGAAATAATGAG CGTGCCTCCTCCATCACCTTCAAGTAAGattttcaaatttgttttaaaagcaaCAGTTTTTGGACTGCTGGGATACGGCTGCTACCGAATAGGTCACAGGACAGTTCAGTTTGTTCTTTCAATGCCAGCAACACAGAGCTATCTTCAGAGGCTGTCAGAGGTGCCTCAGCAGTGA
- the LOC131591959 gene encoding protein adenylyltransferase SelO, mitochondrial-like, giving the protein MDSVLRSARRFPPRLLRAASGPAMQQPEGGGGWLGALRFDNLALRSLPVDASEEGGPRIVPGACFARVRPSPLQNPRLVAMSLPALALLGLEAPAADPEAAEAEAALFFSGNRVLAGAEPAAHCYCGHQFGSFAGQLGDGAAMYLGEVLGPRGERWEIQLKGAGITPFSRQADGRKVLRSSIREFLCSEAMFHLGIPTTRAGTCVTSDSKVVRDIFYDGNPKNERCTVVLRIASTFIRFGSFEIFKPPDEYTGRKGPSVDRNDIRIQMLDYVISTFYPEIQEVYSDNTIQRNAAFFKEITKRTARLVAEWQCVGFCHGVLNTDNMSIVGLTIDYGPFGFMDRYDPEHICNGSDNTGRYAYNKQPEICKWNLGKLAEALVPELPLEISQLILEEEYDAEFEKHYSQKMRKKLGLIQLELEEDNKLVSELLETMHLTAGDFTNIFYLLSSFSVDMDPSKFEDFLAELTSQCASVEELKIVFKPQMDPRQLSMMLMLAQSNPQLFALIGTKASINKELERIEQFSKLQQLTADDLLSRNKGHWKEWLEKYRVRLQKEIESVGNADAWNTEHVKVMNSNNPKYILRNYIAQNAIEAAENGDFSEVRNVLKLLEHPFQEAEGLQEVNENAEEEGATATAAVCSQETRSRQPYCSKPPLWASELCVTUSS; this is encoded by the exons atGGACTCGGTGCTGCGCAGCGCTCGCCGCTTCCCCCCGCGGCTGCTGCGGGCGGCGTCGGGCCCGGCCATGCAGCAGCCCGAGGGCGGCGGGGGCTGGCTGGGCGCGCTGCGCTTCGATAACCTGGCTCTGCGCTCGCTGCCCGTGGACGCCTCGGAGGAGGGCGGCCCGCGGATCGTGCCCGGCGCCTGCTTCGCTCGGGTGCGGCCCAGCCCGCTGCAGAACCCGCGGCTCGTGGCCATGTCGCTGCcggcgctggcgctgctggggctggaggcgCCCGCGGCCGACCCGGAGGCGGCGGAGGCCGAGGCCGCGCTGTTCTTCAGCGGGAACCGGGTGCTGGCGGGCGCGGAGCCCGCGGCGCACTGCTACTGCGGCCACCAGTTCGGCAGCTTCGCGGGGCAGCTGGGCGACGGCGCCGCCATGTACCTGGGCGAGGTGCTGGGCCCGCGGGGCGAGCGCTGGGAGATCCAGCTCAAGGGCGCCGGCATCACCCCCTTTTCCCG ACAAGCTGATGGCCGGAAAGTGCTGCGGTCGAGCATTCGGGAGTTCCTGTGCAGCGAGGCCATGTTTCACCTGGGAATACCAACAACACGGGCTGGCACCTGTGTGACATCTGACTCCAAAGTCGTTCGTGACATATTTTATGATGGGAATCCAAAAAATGAAAGGTGTACAGTTGTTCTGAGAATAGCCTCTACATTTATAAG atttggctcttttgaaatttttaaacCCCCTGATGAATACACTGGACGCAAGGGTCCCAGCGTTGACCGGAATGATATTCGAATACAGATGCTTGATTATGTGATCAGCACTTTCTACCCAGAAATCCAGGAGGTTTATTCAGACAACACTATTCAGAGGAATGCTGCTTTCTTCAAAGAG ATAACCAAACGGACAGCGAGATTGGTTGCTGAATGGCAGTGTGTGGGGTTTTGCCATGGCGTGCTGAATACAGATAACATGAGCATTGTTGGACTGACCATTGACTATGGCCCTTTTGGGTTTATGGACAG GTATGACCCTGAGCACATTTGCAATGGTTCTGATAATACAGGGCGCTATGCTTACAACAAACAGCCAGAGATTTGCAAGTGGAACCTGGGGAAACTTGCTGAAGCTTTGGTGCCAGAGCTGCCCTTGGAAATAAGCCAACTGATCCTGGAAGAGGAATATGATGCAGAATTTGAGAAACACTATTCGcagaagatgagaaaaaaactAGGCTTAATCCAGCTGGAATTAGAAGAAGATAATAAGCTGGTGTCTGAACTGCTTGAAACCATGCATCTCACAG ctggagacttcacaaatattttctaCTTGCTGAGTTCATTCTCAGTAGACATGGATCCTTCAAAATTTGAAGATTTCTTAGCAGAGCTTACAAGTCAGTGTGCTTCTGTGGAAGAactgaaaattgtttttaaaccACAGATGGATCCACG ACAACTGTCAATGATGCTGATGTTGGCTCAGTCTAATCCTCAGCTGTTTGCATTAATTGGAACAAAAGCTAGTATAAATAAAGAATTGGAACGCATCGAACAGTTCTCTAAACTGCAGCAGTTAACAGCAGATGATTTACTTAGCAGAAATAAAGGACACTGGAAGGAATGGCTGGAGAAGTACAG AGTCCGTTtgcaaaaagaaatagaaagcgTTGGTAATGCTGATGCCTGGAACACTGAGCATGTGAAGGTCATGAATTCAAACAATCCAAAATATATCTTGAGAAATTACATTGCCCAGAATGCCATAGAAGCAGCTGAAAATGGGGATTTCTCAGAG GTAAGAAATGTACTGAAACTTTTAGAACATCCATTCCAAGAAGCAGAAGGTTTGCAGGAGGTAAATGAAAACGCAGAAGAGGAGGGAGCAACTGCTACAGCAGCTGTTTGTTCTCAAGAGACCAGAAGCAGACAACCATATTGCAGCAAACCTCCACTGTGGGCTTCAGAGCTCTGCGTTACGTGATCTTCATAA
- the LOC131591956 gene encoding traB domain-containing protein-like isoform X1, translated as MQEEQQPEAAADPMSSSDAPEDGPKETSSVSQNISDADAFKILLEMKLKKRQKRPALPSTVTELDTEDGSKVYVVGTAHFSDSSKKDVVKTIQEVQPDVVVVELCQYRVSMLKMDEKTLLKEAKEINLEKLQQAIKQNGVMSGLMQMLLLKVSAHITEQLGMAPGGEFREAFKEASKVPFCKFHLGDRPIPVTFKRAIAALSFWQKVKLAWGLCFLSDPISKDDVEKCKQKDLLEQMMAEMIGEFPDLHRTIVSERDVYLTYMLKQAAKQIELPRASENEPRKYIPAVVVGVVGMGHVPGIEKNWNSDLKIQEIMSVPPPSPSSKIFKFVLKATVFGLLGYGCYRIGHRTVQFVLSMPATQSYLQRLSEVPQQ; from the exons GCTGCTGCAGATCCAATGTCGTCCTCTGATGCACCAGAAGATGGCCCAAAGGAAACATCAAGTGTATCACAGAATATCT CTGATGCAGATGCATTTAAAATTCTCCTGGAGATGAAGTTGaagaagaggcagaaaaggcctGCTTTACCAAGCACTGTGACTGAGCTTGACACTGAGGATGGTTCTAAAGTGTATGTGGTTGGAACAGCTCACTTCAGTGACAGCAGCAAAAAGGATGTAGTAAAG ACAATACAAGAAGTGCAGCCTGATGTAGTTGTGGTGGAACTGTGCCAGTACAGAGTTTCTATGTTAAAGATGGATGAAAAGACATTATTAAAAGAAGCCAAAGAAATAAATCTGGAAAAACTTCAACAAGCTATAAAGCAG AACGGAGTCATGTCTGGATTGATGCAAATGCTGCTTTTGAAGGTTTCTGCTCACATCACAGAACAGCTGGGAATGGCCCCAGGAGGAGAATTCAGGGAGGCTTTCAAAGAG GCCAGTAAAGTACCTTTCTGTAAATTCCACCTCGGTGACCGACCCATCCCTGTTACGTTTAAGAGAGCAATTGCTGCACTTTCCTTCTGGCAAAAAGTCAAGCTTGCTTGGGGCCTTTGCTTCTTATCTGACCCCATCAG TAAGGATGATGTGGAGAAGTGCAAACAGAAGGATTTACTGGAACAGATGATGGCAGAAATGATTGGAGAATTCCCTGATCTTCATCGAACTATTGTCTCCGAACGAGATGTTTACTTGACCTACATGCTGAAGCAAGCAGCAAAGCAGATAGAACTACCTCGAGCTTCAGAAA ATGAACCTAGAAAATATATCCCAGCTGTTGTAGTTGGTGTTGTTGGCATGGGTCATGTACCAGGAATTGAAAAGAACTGGAATTCCGACTTAAAGATCCAGGAAATAATGAG CGTGCCTCCTCCATCACCTTCAAGTAAGattttcaaatttgttttaaaagcaaCAGTTTTTGGACTGCTGGGATACGGCTGCTACCGAATAGGTCACAGGACAGTTCAGTTTGTTCTTTCAATGCCAGCAACACAGAGCTATCTTCAGAGGCTGTCAGAGGTGCCTCAGCAGTGA